A region from the Isachenkonia alkalipeptolytica genome encodes:
- a CDS encoding dihydroorotate dehydrogenase-like protein: protein MLNLETTYMGIPMKNPIVAGASALSSDMKNLKRLEFSGVGAIVVKSLFEEEIELTRFKFEEEMEKFDHIHAEMTSIYPHIDYKGTQEHLYWLKKVKNKVHVPIIASLNAHNLDTWVEYAQAIEKTGVDGLELNFYELPQNSDITAEAIERKNVEVLKSVKAAVNIPVSVKLSPYYTNMASVVKDLENAGADAVILFNRLFQPEIDINEEEENISFDFSQSSDSLLALRWTALLSPVYKGDIISSKGIIQGEDMIKMLLAGAQGVQVVSTLYKNGLQQIEVLLKDLEEWMKGKGYQRLEDFRGKMAKDHMKDPWAYERSQYIKMLLSKENL, encoded by the coding sequence TTGTTAAATTTAGAAACTACGTATATGGGTATCCCGATGAAAAATCCTATTGTAGCCGGTGCCAGTGCATTATCCAGCGATATGAAAAATTTGAAGCGATTAGAATTCTCCGGTGTAGGTGCCATTGTGGTAAAGTCTTTGTTTGAAGAGGAAATTGAACTCACCCGTTTTAAGTTTGAAGAGGAGATGGAAAAATTCGACCATATTCATGCGGAAATGACCTCGATTTATCCCCATATTGACTATAAAGGAACCCAGGAGCATTTATACTGGTTGAAAAAAGTAAAAAACAAGGTGCATGTCCCCATTATTGCCAGTCTTAATGCTCACAACCTGGATACATGGGTAGAATATGCCCAGGCCATCGAAAAAACCGGCGTGGACGGATTGGAACTGAACTTCTATGAACTTCCCCAAAATTCCGATATCACCGCGGAGGCCATCGAACGTAAAAATGTGGAGGTTTTAAAAAGCGTCAAAGCCGCCGTTAACATTCCTGTATCCGTTAAACTCAGTCCCTACTATACCAACATGGCAAGCGTGGTCAAAGATTTGGAAAATGCCGGGGCCGATGCCGTAATCCTGTTTAACCGATTGTTTCAACCGGAAATCGACATCAACGAGGAAGAAGAAAATATTTCCTTTGATTTCTCCCAATCCTCAGACAGTTTATTAGCCCTTCGATGGACCGCACTGTTAAGCCCGGTCTATAAAGGAGATATCATCAGCAGCAAAGGCATCATCCAGGGAGAAGATATGATTAAAATGCTTCTGGCCGGGGCCCAAGGGGTTCAGGTGGTCAGTACCCTTTATAAAAACGGCCTTCAGCAAATTGAAGTATTGCTAAAGGATCTGGAGGAATGGATGAAAGGAAAAGGCTATCAGCGTCTCGAGGATTTCAGAGGCAAAATGGCCAAAGACCATATGAAGGATCCCTGGGCTTATGAGCGAAGTCAATACATTAAAATGCTACTATCCAAAGAAAATCTATAA
- a CDS encoding AIR synthase family protein, producing MKIGKIPAELLQELIFKNIKHKRKEVLMGSGVGEDCAVVDFGDYIGVLSTDPITGASSEIGSLAVHISCNDVASNGVEPVGLLLTILAPPDATEEELKRIMEDANRTACEVDVEIMGGHTEITDAVNKIVISTTAIGRQPKNGMTFSKGAQPGDRLIMTKHGGLEGAAIIAHDLEEKLTGNVSKEAILEAKTYSKEISVVKEGKIAGAFGVNSMHDVTEGGILGALWELGEASSLGVKVYLEDIPLRRATVEITEYLGIDPLKLISSGVMVMSVDPSKKEGLLREFSKNGVEAADVGEVIAGDSYLQKGDHREPLGPPDTDELYKVI from the coding sequence ATGAAAATCGGAAAAATTCCCGCAGAACTACTACAGGAACTGATATTTAAAAATATTAAACATAAACGAAAGGAAGTATTGATGGGCTCCGGTGTGGGGGAAGACTGTGCCGTGGTGGACTTTGGTGATTACATCGGAGTACTGAGTACGGATCCTATAACCGGAGCTTCTTCAGAGATCGGAAGTCTGGCAGTACATATTTCCTGTAACGACGTAGCCTCCAACGGCGTGGAGCCGGTTGGACTGTTGCTGACCATCCTGGCCCCTCCCGATGCCACCGAGGAGGAACTGAAGCGAATTATGGAAGATGCCAACCGTACGGCCTGTGAAGTGGATGTGGAAATCATGGGAGGACATACGGAAATTACCGATGCGGTGAATAAAATCGTCATCTCCACCACGGCCATCGGCCGGCAGCCGAAAAACGGCATGACCTTCTCTAAAGGAGCACAGCCGGGGGACCGCTTGATTATGACCAAGCACGGCGGCCTGGAAGGGGCGGCGATTATTGCCCACGACCTGGAAGAAAAACTGACAGGGAATGTTTCGAAGGAAGCAATCCTTGAGGCGAAAACCTATTCTAAGGAGATCAGTGTGGTAAAGGAAGGGAAAATTGCCGGAGCCTTTGGAGTAAACAGCATGCACGATGTTACGGAAGGGGGCATTCTCGGGGCTCTTTGGGAGCTGGGCGAGGCATCCTCCCTGGGCGTAAAAGTTTATCTAGAAGATATTCCCCTTCGTAGGGCAACCGTAGAGATCACGGAATACCTCGGGATTGATCCCCTAAAACTGATTTCCAGCGGTGTGATGGTCATGTCCGTGGACCCGTCAAAGAAAGAGGGGTTATTAAGGGAGTTTTCCAAAAACGGGGTGGAAGCCGCCGATGTGGGGGAAGTGATTGCAGGGGATTCCTATTTGCAAAAGGGAGACCACCGAGAGCCTCTGGGGCCCCCGGATACGGATGAATTGTATAAAGTGATATAG
- a CDS encoding ABC transporter permease, translated as MKICTVGWLQIHGYFRKKLSWLLIILLPLGFSYFALGLFQGEAAGGKIPVVIVDEDQSAYSETLKELLREEPYLEVLERDLEAGLEDLRENRVEGVYRIQEGFEEEIQRDRTPELVSYTSSLAQGGGAVGEIVISRSIRILSSTRAANLIVAEAEDRGEVEDREALWEESFRQSESYWEPEPLMTLSMEEVLTESGEGNGEGSENGSPGTLGAAGFLTGPHGLLIIYSTLFSLWIFYKRREDISRGLYKRQGQIVGEISLYTGKFIGDFLFLSLHHGILLSSIYLFQGEALRGDLIHHVFLLLMVQVLFIGLWSFLSNLKMGKEFLVVGLPIGVLITSMVSGALWPAELLSEALQHIAMLFPQGIYMRGVGYSYIGATGALYTTMLWGIGIGCLLLWAGYRKQPQ; from the coding sequence ATGAAAATATGTACCGTTGGATGGCTTCAGATTCATGGATACTTTAGGAAAAAACTCTCGTGGCTTCTGATTATCCTCCTTCCCTTAGGGTTTTCCTATTTTGCCCTGGGACTTTTTCAGGGGGAGGCTGCCGGGGGTAAAATTCCGGTGGTTATCGTCGATGAAGACCAAAGTGCCTACTCGGAAACTCTGAAGGAACTTTTGCGGGAAGAACCTTATTTGGAGGTCCTGGAAAGGGATTTGGAAGCCGGTCTCGAGGATTTACGGGAGAACCGGGTGGAGGGCGTGTATCGTATTCAGGAGGGTTTTGAAGAGGAGATACAAAGGGACCGAACGCCGGAGCTGGTGTCTTACACCTCATCCCTTGCCCAAGGAGGCGGTGCCGTAGGGGAGATTGTGATCTCCAGGAGCATTCGTATTTTAAGCAGTACCCGGGCGGCCAATCTGATTGTAGCCGAGGCGGAGGACCGGGGAGAAGTGGAAGACCGGGAAGCTCTGTGGGAGGAATCCTTCCGGCAGTCGGAGTCCTACTGGGAACCGGAGCCCTTGATGACCCTCTCGATGGAAGAAGTATTGACGGAGTCCGGGGAAGGCAATGGGGAAGGAAGCGAAAATGGCAGTCCCGGAACCTTGGGGGCGGCAGGCTTTTTAACAGGACCCCATGGGCTGTTGATTATTTACAGCACTTTGTTTTCCCTTTGGATTTTTTATAAACGACGGGAGGATATATCCCGGGGGCTTTATAAAAGGCAGGGGCAGATCGTCGGGGAAATCTCCTTATATACGGGAAAATTTATCGGAGACTTCCTGTTTCTGTCACTGCATCACGGGATTTTACTGAGCAGCATCTATCTATTCCAGGGAGAAGCCTTAAGAGGGGATTTAATTCACCACGTATTCCTGCTGTTGATGGTCCAGGTACTGTTCATCGGATTATGGTCCTTCCTGAGCAATCTGAAAATGGGAAAAGAATTCCTGGTTGTGGGACTGCCCATTGGGGTTCTGATCACTTCCATGGTCTCGGGAGCCCTGTGGCCGGCGGAACTCCTTTCAGAAGCCTTACAGCACATTGCTATGCTCTTTCCCCAGGGAATCTATATGAGAGGGGTGGGGTACAGTTACATCGGTGCCACAGGGGCTCTTTATACCACGATGTTGTGGGGAATAGGAATAGGATGTCTCCTTCTGTGGGCGGGGTACCGTAAACAGCCCCAATAA
- a CDS encoding ABC transporter permease — protein MFASLGRGLRVALEEMKKSLRHKKKTLGMIVIPLVFIFLLTTGFGGFFEQGLFIDSFSVAVVNEDQHPMAHLLMDQIRGDEGLQELIAIVEAEDGEAAEEMVGRGEVFAGVVIPEDFVGSLERGESRELILYTGPRDPFKSQVLTGVMESFMYSVSAGQSGVNAVWDYYREQGLSLEERREKIAPAIQDITFRALNAQDTMMREEQVEGINTMDPGVYYLHSVVFSLLLFAALFLGRDLIREKELGLMRRVPFTGTSIGEYYGGKILGHSVRMILFGGGFLIAAQYLFFSGWDRSLFISVGYLSLWILLILSGAGLLALLLKKTDIYFTLGNFLVFSLILLGGGLIPYYYLPYGLDRVAAFLPNHHYLQGIQQIRLGDFQGMIFQGMLIFLGSLLFFILGVLRINRGAGDPS, from the coding sequence ATGTTTGCATCTTTAGGGAGAGGATTACGGGTAGCGTTGGAAGAGATGAAAAAATCCTTGCGGCATAAGAAAAAAACCTTGGGAATGATCGTCATTCCCTTGGTTTTTATTTTTTTGTTAACCACGGGCTTCGGCGGGTTTTTTGAACAGGGACTGTTTATCGATTCCTTCTCCGTGGCGGTGGTCAATGAGGACCAGCATCCCATGGCCCATCTTTTAATGGATCAGATTAGAGGGGACGAAGGGCTGCAAGAGTTGATTGCCATTGTGGAGGCCGAGGACGGAGAGGCTGCGGAGGAAATGGTAGGAAGGGGGGAGGTTTTTGCCGGAGTGGTGATCCCCGAAGACTTTGTAGGGAGTCTGGAGCGGGGAGAATCCCGGGAGCTGATCCTATACACCGGTCCCCGGGATCCCTTTAAGTCTCAAGTTTTGACAGGGGTTATGGAGAGCTTTATGTACAGCGTATCCGCCGGGCAAAGCGGAGTGAACGCGGTTTGGGATTACTACCGGGAACAGGGACTTTCCCTGGAGGAGCGCCGGGAGAAAATCGCCCCGGCAATACAGGATATTACTTTCCGGGCCTTGAATGCCCAGGATACCATGATGCGGGAAGAACAGGTAGAAGGGATCAATACCATGGATCCCGGGGTGTATTACCTTCATTCCGTGGTCTTCAGTCTGTTGTTGTTTGCAGCCTTGTTTCTGGGCAGGGATCTGATCCGGGAAAAGGAGTTAGGGCTGATGCGACGGGTGCCCTTTACGGGGACAAGCATAGGGGAATATTACGGGGGAAAAATTCTCGGACACAGTGTCCGAATGATTCTTTTCGGCGGCGGATTTCTGATAGCCGCCCAGTATTTGTTCTTCAGCGGCTGGGACCGGTCTCTGTTCATATCAGTAGGGTACTTAAGTCTTTGGATTTTACTGATTTTATCCGGGGCGGGTCTGCTGGCCTTACTGCTAAAAAAAACCGACATCTACTTTACCCTGGGAAATTTTTTGGTGTTTTCCCTGATTCTGCTGGGCGGAGGATTGATTCCCTATTATTACCTCCCCTACGGACTGGATCGGGTCGCCGCTTTTCTTCCGAATCACCATTATTTACAAGGGATACAACAGATCCGACTGGGGGATTTTCAGGGTATGATCTTTCAGGGGATGCTTATTTTTCTCGGCAGTCTGCTCTTTTTTATCCTGGGAGTCCTTCGTATAAACCGAGGGGCAGGTGATCCCTCATGA
- the rph gene encoding ribonuclease PH, whose amino-acid sequence MNRIDNRKPDELREMKMITDYIKHPQGSVLIEMGETKVICSATIEEKVPFFLKNSGTGWITAEYSMLPGATHTRNIRESSKGKIGGRTQEIQRLIGRALRSVVDLKALGEKTIWIDCDVIQADGGTRTASITGAFVALTMAVDKLYNQGKIKVFPIKSYVSAISIGVMEGTELLDLCYEEDSKAHVDMNVVMTDRGEFIEVQGTGEEAPFSKEQLLSLLTLAEKGNRELTRMQREILGPIGERIGESKEEK is encoded by the coding sequence ATGAATCGAATCGATAATCGAAAGCCCGATGAACTCCGGGAGATGAAAATGATCACGGACTATATCAAACACCCCCAGGGGTCTGTATTGATTGAAATGGGAGAGACAAAGGTCATCTGCTCTGCTACGATTGAAGAGAAAGTCCCCTTCTTTCTTAAAAATTCGGGAACCGGCTGGATTACCGCAGAGTATTCCATGTTGCCGGGAGCCACCCATACCAGAAATATCCGGGAATCCAGCAAAGGGAAAATTGGAGGCAGAACCCAGGAAATTCAACGATTAATCGGACGGGCCCTGCGCTCCGTCGTAGATTTAAAAGCCTTAGGAGAAAAAACCATCTGGATCGACTGTGATGTGATTCAAGCCGACGGTGGTACCCGTACCGCATCTATTACCGGTGCTTTTGTGGCGCTGACCATGGCCGTGGATAAGCTTTACAACCAAGGGAAAATAAAAGTCTTTCCTATAAAGAGTTACGTATCCGCCATCAGTATCGGAGTTATGGAGGGCACCGAACTATTGGATCTTTGTTATGAAGAGGATTCCAAGGCCCATGTGGATATGAATGTGGTCATGACCGATCGGGGAGAATTTATTGAAGTTCAGGGAACCGGAGAAGAAGCGCCTTTTTCCAAGGAGCAGCTCTTAAGCCTACTGACCTTGGCGGAAAAAGGGAACCGGGAGCTGACCCGTATGCAACGGGAGATCTTAGGTCCTATTGGCGAGCGGATCGGAGAGTCGAAGGAGGAAAAATAA
- a CDS encoding ABC transporter ATP-binding protein → MGAVKAQEVYYGYGKEEVLKGISFEANKGEILGILGDNGAGKSTLLSILATLQEAKKGTLYYYDQRKEDYALQRLREDIGYVPQEIALYLEETPYQNLKIFARLQGLKGKNLRDRVLSTLQDLDLVEEMDKPVKTLSGGMKRRTNLGVALIHRPSLLILDEPTVGIDFNSRKAILKVLRGLSKKGRTIIYSTHALEEVQYVCDRALVIEQGTIQQELSINEGNDGIFEGKSMEEVFKKWFVEEKEEE, encoded by the coding sequence ATGGGAGCGGTAAAGGCGCAAGAGGTTTATTATGGGTACGGCAAGGAGGAAGTACTAAAGGGGATCAGTTTTGAAGCCAACAAAGGAGAAATCCTGGGGATTTTAGGGGATAACGGAGCGGGAAAGTCCACACTGTTATCCATACTTGCCACCCTGCAAGAGGCGAAGAAGGGAACCCTTTATTACTATGATCAGCGAAAAGAGGATTACGCCCTCCAAAGGCTTCGGGAAGATATCGGGTACGTTCCCCAGGAAATCGCTCTTTACCTGGAGGAAACCCCTTATCAGAATCTGAAAATCTTTGCCAGGCTTCAAGGCCTTAAGGGAAAGAATCTCCGGGATCGGGTGTTAAGCACCCTACAAGACCTGGATCTTGTAGAAGAGATGGACAAGCCGGTAAAAACCTTATCCGGCGGGATGAAAAGACGGACCAATTTAGGGGTGGCCCTGATTCACCGGCCAAGTCTTTTGATTCTGGATGAACCCACCGTAGGGATTGATTTTAACTCCCGAAAAGCCATATTAAAAGTGTTGCGGGGGCTTTCTAAAAAGGGGCGAACAATTATTTATTCCACCCATGCCTTAGAGGAAGTTCAGTATGTTTGTGATCGGGCCCTGGTTATTGAACAGGGAACCATTCAGCAGGAACTGTCCATAAATGAGGGGAACGATGGAATATTTGAAGGAAAATCCATGGAAGAAGTATTTAAAAAGTGGTTTGTAGAAGAAAAGGAGGAAGAATAA
- a CDS encoding YtxH domain-containing protein, whose translation MNKKDVSKKIENLKDRMNPKKREEEKAKEHRKGLAKGAAAGGVLGGLAGILFAPDKGENTRKKAKEEIEKNTEKVKENIGETKESLEKNLEETKVKAKDFYEEKKETVEEKVEKAKDRLSKSKEEAEEELEEKIEEMEEKKEEVEKKAEKQKKAVEKDVKDLKKEVQDKAEARKEEIKKDVKDTK comes from the coding sequence ATGAATAAAAAAGATGTAAGCAAAAAAATTGAAAACCTGAAGGATCGAATGAATCCGAAAAAACGGGAGGAAGAAAAGGCTAAAGAACACCGGAAAGGATTAGCAAAAGGTGCCGCCGCCGGAGGCGTCCTGGGAGGTTTAGCAGGAATTTTGTTCGCTCCCGACAAAGGTGAAAATACCCGTAAAAAGGCAAAGGAAGAAATCGAAAAAAATACGGAGAAGGTTAAAGAGAACATCGGAGAAACCAAGGAAAGCCTGGAGAAAAATCTTGAAGAAACCAAGGTTAAGGCGAAGGACTTCTATGAGGAGAAAAAGGAAACCGTAGAAGAAAAAGTGGAAAAAGCCAAAGATCGATTGAGCAAAAGCAAAGAAGAAGCGGAAGAGGAATTAGAGGAAAAAATTGAAGAAATGGAAGAAAAGAAGGAAGAAGTGGAAAAAAAGGCGGAAAAGCAGAAAAAAGCCGTGGAAAAAGACGTGAAAGATTTAAAAAAGGAAGTTCAGGATAAAGCGGAAGCACGAAAAGAAGAAATTAAAAAAGATGTAAAGGATACTAAATAA
- a CDS encoding alanine/glycine:cation symporter family protein, whose product MDAIINISDFIGDIVWGPPFLVLLIATGLYLTIRIGFFQFTHLGHAWKYTFGSMFRKGKEEDDAEAGAITSFQSVSSAMAATIGVGNIAGVATAIYLGGPGAVFWMWLSALVGMATKFGEASLGVKFRNTNPDGSFSGGVMQYIENGLGSGWKWLSVLYAIFAGLAALGIGNMVQSNTVAVSMEEFGIEPWITGIVIVVLVGLVTLGGIERIAKTAEKVVPTMAVIYIVGSFIILVLNLTEIPAALGDIFYYAFNPNAAAAGGAGVAVGTTIRFGIARGVFSNEAGLGAASIVHAQAKNSPTRQGMWGIWEVFIDTIIVCTMTSLVILTTGALGTGETGADLTTAAFNRGLPGPGGYIILISIVFFAYTTMLTWNFYGEKSWEYIFGRNIVIPYRLLFLAFLFVGAVGGLEVIWGVADTLNGLMIAPNLVALILLGGALAKEKQKYMDKHNLDNKK is encoded by the coding sequence TTGGATGCAATTATTAATATTAGCGATTTTATAGGTGATATAGTTTGGGGGCCCCCCTTCTTGGTTTTACTGATTGCCACCGGTTTGTATTTAACAATTCGGATAGGTTTCTTCCAATTCACCCATTTAGGCCATGCCTGGAAGTATACCTTCGGTTCTATGTTTAGAAAGGGTAAAGAAGAGGACGATGCGGAAGCGGGAGCCATTACCTCCTTTCAATCCGTAAGTTCCGCTATGGCGGCGACCATCGGCGTGGGAAACATTGCCGGGGTGGCCACCGCAATTTATCTCGGTGGACCGGGAGCGGTATTCTGGATGTGGCTTTCCGCCCTTGTGGGAATGGCGACAAAGTTCGGAGAAGCCTCCCTGGGTGTTAAGTTTAGAAACACCAATCCCGACGGATCTTTTTCCGGTGGGGTTATGCAGTACATTGAAAACGGACTGGGTTCCGGTTGGAAATGGCTCAGTGTCCTATACGCAATCTTTGCAGGACTGGCGGCTCTTGGAATCGGAAACATGGTACAGTCCAACACCGTGGCTGTTTCAATGGAAGAATTCGGAATCGAACCTTGGATTACCGGTATAGTCATTGTAGTCTTAGTAGGTCTCGTTACCCTTGGAGGAATCGAGCGAATTGCAAAAACAGCAGAAAAAGTGGTTCCTACCATGGCAGTCATCTACATCGTCGGTTCCTTTATTATTTTGGTGCTTAACCTCACGGAAATTCCCGCAGCTCTGGGAGATATTTTCTACTATGCTTTCAACCCTAATGCCGCCGCAGCCGGTGGTGCAGGTGTTGCCGTAGGAACTACCATCCGATTCGGTATTGCCCGAGGCGTATTCTCCAACGAAGCCGGCCTTGGCGCCGCTTCCATCGTACATGCCCAGGCAAAGAACAGCCCCACTCGACAAGGTATGTGGGGAATCTGGGAAGTATTCATTGATACGATTATCGTTTGTACCATGACTTCCTTAGTTATTTTAACCACAGGAGCCTTAGGAACCGGAGAAACCGGCGCGGACTTAACCACTGCCGCTTTCAACCGTGGACTTCCCGGCCCCGGAGGATACATTATTCTGATTTCCATCGTATTCTTCGCCTACACCACCATGCTTACTTGGAATTTCTATGGTGAAAAGAGTTGGGAATACATCTTCGGACGAAACATTGTTATTCCTTACCGACTGCTATTCTTAGCCTTCCTATTCGTCGGCGCCGTCGGCGGCCTGGAAGTTATTTGGGGAGTAGCGGATACCTTAAACGGTCTGATGATCGCTCCGAACCTGGTTGCCCTGATTCTTCTTGGAGGCGCCCTTGCGAAGGAGAAACAAAAGTATATGGATAAACATAATTTGGACAATAAAAAATAA
- a CDS encoding XTP/dITP diphosphatase, with the protein MEDKKTLVIATGNPNKLKEIQSLLRDFPISVKSKDEAGLKSLEIEETGTTFEENALLKAKGIQAHTGTMVLADDSGITVDALQGAPGVYSARYAGEEGNDQRNNEKLLDALEGLPKEKRGAAFVCVIVLLFPDGKVLKARGVTRGYVGFEKRGQGGFGYDPIFVLPQGKTMGELTGKEKNEISHRGKALRKIKELLKEEF; encoded by the coding sequence ATGGAAGATAAAAAAACCTTGGTGATTGCCACGGGGAACCCCAATAAATTAAAGGAAATTCAAAGTTTGCTGCGGGATTTTCCAATTTCCGTTAAAAGCAAGGATGAGGCAGGTCTGAAGTCTCTCGAGATTGAAGAGACCGGCACCACCTTTGAGGAAAATGCACTGCTAAAGGCAAAAGGGATTCAGGCCCACACGGGAACCATGGTTCTTGCCGATGACTCGGGGATTACCGTGGACGCCTTACAGGGAGCTCCGGGGGTTTACTCCGCCCGCTATGCAGGGGAAGAGGGAAATGACCAACGGAACAATGAAAAGCTCTTAGACGCCTTAGAGGGCCTTCCTAAGGAAAAAAGGGGGGCGGCTTTTGTCTGCGTCATTGTTTTACTGTTTCCCGATGGGAAAGTCTTAAAAGCAAGGGGCGTGACCCGGGGTTATGTGGGCTTTGAAAAAAGAGGTCAAGGTGGGTTCGGATACGATCCGATTTTTGTTCTACCCCAGGGAAAAACCATGGGGGAATTGACAGGGAAAGAAAAAAATGAAATCAGTCATCGGGGGAAAGCTCTGAGAAAGATTAAAGAGCTTTTGAAAGAGGAATTTTAA
- a CDS encoding metallophosphoesterase family protein: MKIAILGDSHNHLEILDQLHEENRFQGVELILHTGDMCNDGSYLEDLTGIKVIGVKGNADPVYTACESEVVLELEGYKIFLTHGHRYGVKGSNDRLFYRGKEIGADIVVFGHSHIPLTVEEENMLLLNPGSIGFPRGLSKKSYGIVTLGDNIKVDLVEMED, translated from the coding sequence GTGAAAATTGCAATACTAGGGGATAGTCATAATCATTTGGAAATACTGGACCAGCTTCATGAGGAGAATCGTTTTCAAGGGGTGGAGTTGATTCTTCATACAGGGGATATGTGTAACGACGGAAGTTATCTTGAAGATCTTACAGGAATCAAAGTAATCGGCGTAAAGGGGAATGCGGATCCGGTGTACACCGCCTGTGAGTCGGAAGTGGTGTTGGAGCTGGAAGGATACAAAATATTTTTAACCCATGGCCATCGTTACGGTGTAAAGGGGAGTAATGACCGGCTTTTTTACCGGGGGAAGGAAATCGGCGCGGATATTGTGGTTTTCGGACACAGCCATATCCCTCTTACAGTGGAGGAAGAAAACATGCTGTTGTTGAATCCCGGAAGCATCGGTTTTCCCCGGGGGCTCAGTAAAAAAAGCTACGGGATCGTAACCTTGGGGGATAATATTAAGGTGGATCTGGTGGAAATGGAGGATTAA
- a CDS encoding DUF2179 domain-containing protein, giving the protein MLVLVLSYLLIFFARVIDISLATIRMIMVVRGKRMQAALIGFVEALVFVVAIGRVLNHMDDPINILMFALGFATGNYVGMWVEEKMALGNIIVQAITPSHYQDLTEQLREEGFGVTIVQGYGIKGTNNLVNITLQRKRMNKLMRIIDEYDKEIFVTVTDARAIRGGYFSASKRK; this is encoded by the coding sequence GTGTTAGTGCTAGTACTTAGTTATTTATTAATCTTTTTCGCCCGGGTCATTGATATTTCCCTGGCCACGATCCGAATGATTATGGTGGTGAGGGGAAAAAGAATGCAAGCGGCGCTGATCGGATTTGTGGAAGCCCTGGTGTTTGTTGTAGCCATCGGAAGAGTACTGAACCATATGGATGATCCGATTAATATTTTAATGTTTGCCCTGGGTTTTGCCACAGGGAATTACGTAGGTATGTGGGTCGAGGAAAAAATGGCGCTGGGAAATATCATCGTACAAGCCATAACTCCCTCCCATTATCAGGATTTGACGGAACAACTTCGGGAAGAAGGTTTTGGTGTAACGATTGTACAGGGATACGGCATAAAGGGAACCAACAATCTTGTCAATATTACTTTGCAGCGTAAACGCATGAATAAACTGATGCGTATCATCGATGAGTATGATAAGGAAATTTTTGTAACCGTAACCGATGCCCGGGCCATTCGAGGAGGATATTTCTCCGCATCCAAGCGAAAATAA
- a CDS encoding lysylphosphatidylglycerol synthase transmembrane domain-containing protein, whose protein sequence is MKKAILLFVGILLIGLIVRFADTNEILRHLENISLGQIIFLCALQLITIFLNSVQLFTLANLFDLPVALRKIFTVYMSGTFVESVTPSVKAGGEATKIYLLTKELDIPLGESSALVALQKTISFLAFLSINVFTMTWFILRLGAEVDQSRLLMGTFGLLLLIFVGILSLIFWPKKEYGFLEKLPLNEKRRDKLVGALINFEKNFRKILARKKAMVFQFLLALFIWSFFALKAYLVVVFLGISLSFIEIAVVTYLTYMVGMLPLLPGGLGSFEGSMVFFVAPLGVGVSSGITLAIVLRFVTFWFVFLVSALYLLGKVLLEGKPFHGIMNLDSLYKRRKNPGKDKR, encoded by the coding sequence ATGAAAAAGGCCATCCTGTTATTTGTCGGGATTCTCTTGATCGGGCTTATCGTCCGGTTTGCTGATACCAATGAGATTCTTCGTCATCTGGAAAACATTTCCCTCGGACAGATCATTTTTCTCTGTGCCCTGCAGCTGATCACCATCTTTTTAAACAGCGTTCAGCTGTTCACGTTGGCCAATCTTTTTGATTTACCCGTGGCCCTTCGCAAAATTTTCACCGTTTATATGAGCGGAACCTTTGTGGAGAGCGTTACTCCCTCGGTAAAAGCAGGAGGAGAAGCCACGAAAATATACCTGTTAACCAAGGAGCTGGACATTCCCTTAGGGGAGAGTTCAGCTTTAGTTGCGTTGCAGAAAACCATCAGCTTTTTAGCCTTTCTATCGATTAACGTCTTTACCATGACCTGGTTTATCCTTCGCCTGGGAGCAGAAGTGGACCAAAGTCGGCTGCTGATGGGAACTTTTGGACTGCTGCTGCTAATTTTTGTAGGAATTCTCAGTCTTATTTTCTGGCCGAAAAAGGAATACGGTTTTCTCGAAAAGCTCCCCTTAAACGAAAAGCGGCGGGATAAACTGGTGGGAGCCTTGATAAACTTCGAAAAAAACTTTCGAAAAATTTTGGCCCGGAAAAAAGCCATGGTCTTTCAGTTTCTCCTGGCTCTATTTATCTGGTCGTTTTTCGCCTTGAAGGCGTACCTGGTGGTGGTATTTTTAGGGATTTCCTTAAGCTTTATTGAAATTGCCGTGGTAACCTACCTTACTTATATGGTAGGAATGCTGCCCCTGCTTCCCGGAGGTCTGGGTTCCTTTGAAGGGAGCATGGTGTTCTTTGTGGCGCCCCTGGGTGTCGGAGTATCCTCGGGAATCACCCTGGCCATTGTGCTGCGCTTTGTCACTTTCTGGTTTGTTTTTCTGGTCAGCGCCTTATATCTTCTGGGGAAGGTGCTGTTGGAAGGTAAGCCCTTCCATGGTATAATGAACCTGGACAGTCTTTATAAGCGCCGGAAAAATCCCGGCAAGGACAAGCGGTGA